A single genomic interval of Nostoc commune NIES-4072 harbors:
- a CDS encoding dihydroorotase, with translation MIELLQKVRVIDPVSKIDELFDVLIADGYIQEVASHITDISPDTPIRDCRGLVIGPGLVDLYSHSGEPGFEERETLLSLLQSATAGGFTRISILPNTSPAIDNPALVAQLQQKRHWKMKESEKINSAPSTSPASPAPPASPLPLLHIWGAITLDVAGKQMTELADLASAGVVGFSDGKPLENLALVRRVLEYVQPLGKPVAFWPSDRQLSANGVMREGADALRFGLPPIPASAETTAIAAIVELVATIGTPVHIMRVSTSRSVELIASAKAAGLPITASTTWMHLLLDTKAIKSYNTSLHLDPPLGNSSDVATLRAGVRAGVIDAIAIDHTPYSYEEKVQAFAEAPPGAIGLELALPLLWQYLVETEEFTALELWRALSTSPAECLGQKVSAILPHQPAELTLFDPQQTWKVERKNLYTLSQNTPWLGQQLKGHVVQTWC, from the coding sequence GGCTTCGCACATTACTGATATTAGCCCCGATACTCCAATTAGAGATTGTCGGGGATTAGTTATCGGGCCGGGGTTAGTGGATTTGTACAGCCATTCCGGTGAACCAGGATTTGAAGAACGAGAAACCTTGTTGTCTCTCTTACAATCTGCTACTGCTGGCGGCTTTACTAGAATTAGTATCTTACCCAATACATCCCCAGCTATTGATAACCCTGCACTTGTGGCACAGTTGCAGCAAAAGAGACACTGGAAAATGAAAGAGAGCGAAAAAATTAATTCAGCTCCCTCTACCTCCCCTGCCTCCCCTGCTCCCCCTGCCTCTCCTCTCCCCCTGCTTCATATCTGGGGTGCTATCACCCTAGATGTTGCTGGCAAGCAAATGACGGAATTGGCAGATTTAGCGTCTGCTGGAGTTGTTGGTTTTAGCGATGGTAAGCCTTTAGAGAATTTGGCGCTGGTGCGGCGAGTGTTAGAGTATGTCCAGCCGTTGGGTAAACCAGTAGCATTTTGGCCTAGCGATCGCCAGTTATCAGCAAATGGTGTAATGAGAGAAGGAGCAGATGCTCTGCGTTTCGGTTTACCCCCAATACCCGCCAGCGCCGAAACTACTGCGATCGCTGCAATAGTTGAATTGGTTGCAACTATAGGTACACCAGTCCATATTATGCGCGTTTCTACATCTCGCAGCGTGGAACTCATTGCTTCAGCTAAGGCTGCTGGTTTACCCATCACCGCCAGCACCACCTGGATGCATCTTTTACTTGATACAAAAGCGATTAAGAGTTATAACACTAGCTTGCATTTAGACCCACCGTTAGGAAATTCTAGTGATGTGGCAACGTTACGCGCAGGAGTGCGTGCAGGTGTGATAGATGCGATCGCTATTGATCACACACCCTACAGCTACGAAGAAAAAGTCCAAGCCTTTGCCGAAGCACCTCCAGGGGCAATTGGTTTAGAGTTAGCATTACCTTTGCTGTGGCAATATCTCGTTGAAACTGAAGAATTTACAGCTTTAGAATTATGGCGGGCATTGAGTACTAGTCCAGCAGAGTGTTTGGGGCAAAAAGTTAGTGCGATTCTACCTCATCAACCAGCAGAACTTACTTTATTTGATCCCCAGCAAACCTGGAAAGTCGAACGGAAAAATCTTTATACACTTTCACAAAATACACCTTGGCTAGGACAACAGTTGAAGGGTCATGTTGTGCAAACCTGGTGTTGA